GGTTGTCTCTCCGTGGTACGGCTCGCTCGCCGGCCAGCCCGAGGAGCTGTGGCGCGGTTCGCTGCCGGAGCTGACCGGCGGCCCGGCCCCCATCCCCGAACTCCGGCTCGGGCAGATTGTGCAGGGGGGCGTGCGCTACCTGTTTCTCGGACTGCCGGAGTTCGACCGGCCGGGGCTGTATTTCGAGGATGACGTGTACCGCTTTTGCATGTTCGGGCGCGCGGTGCTGCCGGCGCTGCGGCATCTGGACGCGCTGCCCGACGTGCTGCACGGCCACGACTGGCAGGCCGGTCTGGTGGTTGCGCACGCGAATCTGGCGGGCATCAAGACCGTCTTCTCGATTCACAACCTGCAATACCAGGGCCGCTGGAACATGGAGGAGGGCTCACACTGGACCGGCCTGCCCGAATGGACCCTCGGGCCGGACGCGCTGGAATTCCACGGCGACCTCAACCTGATGAAGGCCGGGTTGACCTTCGCCGACGCGGTGACCACCGTCAGCCCCACCTACGCGCGTGAGATCACCACCCCCGAATACGGCGAGGGCCTGCAGGGCCTGCTCGTCCGTCTGACGCGCGAGGGAAGGCTGAGCGGCATCCTCAACGGGCTGGACCAGGAGCGCTGGGACCCGCGCACCGATCCGGACGTGCCCGCCTACGGCGATCCGGCCGGCAAGGCGGCGGCGACCGCCGTTCTGCGCGCCGAGTTCGGGCTGGACGACGCGCCCATCCTGGCGACGGTCAGCCGGCTGGCCGACCAGAAGGGCATTGACCTGCTGATCGAGGCGCTGCCCACGCTGATTCAGGACTGGAATGTGGTTGTGCTGGGCGGCGGCGACCCGTTGCTGAGCGCCGCGCTCTCGGGCTGGGCGCAGCATCCGCGCGTGGCCTTCGCGCAGGGGCTGAACGAACCGCTGGCCCACCGCATCTATGCCGGTGCCGACGCCTTTGCCATGCCCAGCCGCTTCGAGCCGTGCGGCCTGTCCCAAATGATCTCCATGCGCTACGGCACCCTGCCGGTGGTCCGGCTCACCGGCGGGCTGGTGGACACCGTGCCTGCCGACATCGGCTTCCGCTTCGCCAACGCCACGCCGGAAGCTTTAGCGCAAGCCTGCGCCGAGGCCCGCGCCGAATTTGACCGCCCGGAGGCGTGGCGGGCACGGATGGAGCGCGGCATGGCCCTGGACTTCAGCTGGCAGGGCCCGGCGCGGCAGTACCTCGCCCTGTACCGCAAGCTGGGCCCGTGACGGCTGAGGTCGTGGAGGTCGCTCCCACCGCCCTCGTGCCGGTCTTCGCGGACCTGTACGGTGCGCCGGAAGACGCGGTGGCGTGGATGGCCGACGCCTGCACGGCGGGCTGGCTTGCGCGGCATGCCGGGCCAGCGGGGGAGGTGCTGGGCGCGGTGGGCCTGCGGCCCAGTCCGCAGCACGGCGCAGAGCTCGTGGGCGGCGTGGTGGCTGGCCCGCAGCAGGCCGCGGTGGCCGTGGCGCTGGCCCGCAGCGCGCACGCGGCCGCCGGGCGCGTCTACGTGTTTGCCGAGGGCTTTCTGTTTCCGTCCGAAGCCCTGCTCGCAGACGGGTTCCAGGAGGTCGGTGCCTACCGTCGGCTTGCCGGGCGCGTGCCCTACCGGCTGGTGGAGGGTCCGCCGGATGTGCGTCTGTTTCCGCTGTCGCAGGTGCCGGAGGCCGGGCCCCGGCTGCAGGCCCTGCGGACCTACGAGGACCGTATCGGGCATCACGCGGTCGCGCCCGAGGCGGCACAGGACGGCGCGGGCGGCTTTGATGCCGACCTCAGCGTGATTGCGCTGGATGCCCAGGGTCGGGGCATCGGCATATGCCGGGCGGCCGCCGAGGACGGCGTGGCCCGGCTGGACTCGCCCGGCGTGGCTGCCGAATGGCGAGCGACCGCGCTGCGGGCTGCGCTGTTGAGCGCGGTCTTTGGCCGTCTGCGCTCGGCCGGCATCACGCAGCTCGGCATGGATTCCTGGGGCGACACGCCGGAGGAACTCGCCCACGACCTGCACCTGGGCCTGGGCGTAAGCGACGAGACACCGATTCTGGCACTGGGGTAAACCGGGGAACACAGTCGGTGTTCAGAGGGCTCAGGCGGTTTCCGCGCTAGCATCTCGCCCGTGACCCTGGCTGTTGTTCTCGTTTCTCCCAAAACCCCCGGCAACATCGGTTCGGCCGCCCGCGCCATGCTGAACATGGGGGCGCACGACCTGCGGCTGGTGGCCCCCCGCTGCGACCATCTGGATTCTGGCGCGGTGGCCATGGCTGTCCACGCCGCCGATCTGCTGCGCGGCGCGAAGATTTACCCCACGCTGCGCGAGGCCCTGGCTGACCGCGACCTGAGCGTGGGAACCAGCGCCCGCGTGCGCGCCGACCTGCCCACTCCGCAGCATCCGGCGCAGTTGCGGTCCCTGGTGCGTGCCGCCACGGCCCCGGCGCTGGTCTTCGGGCCGGAAGAATCTGGCCTGAACAACGCCGATCTGGAGCAGTGTCAGGTCACGGTGCGGATTCCCACCGGCGATTACGCCAGCCTGAATCTGGCCCAGGCGGTGCTGCTCGTGTGTTACGAGTTTCTGCAGGGTCAGGAGGAGCCTGCCGAGCGCGTCCGCAAGACGGCCACCCGTCAGGAGATGGAAGCGATGTACGGCCACCTGCACGACACCATGCAGTTGATCGGATATACCGACGCCGTGCGTGCCCGGCATACCCTGCGGCTGTGGCGCGCGCTGCTGGACCGCGCCCTGATGAGCAGCGCCGAGAGCCGGCTGTTCCGGGGCCTGCTGAGGCAGGTGCAGTGGAAGGTCCAGGACGCCGCGCAGCGGGGCACGGCGGAGCCGAGGCCGCCCGTGGGAGAGGGCGGAGCTGCAGAGACAGGGGACACGCCGGAGGACGCCCGCTGAGGCGTTTCAAGCAGGCCGGTGGGCCCCAGATCATCTGGCACCATCTGTCACTGAAGTTTGCTCCGTCTCCACCTAGACTGCCGGTCATGACGGACGCCCCCGCGCCCCGCAAGCCGCTGAGCGGTCCCCCCGCCGCACCACCGCGCGCTCCGCTCTCGGACCGGGTGCGGGTGGTGCGCAACACCCTGCCGCCCCTGATCGTGCTGGTGGTGGGGGCGGTCGAACTGCTGATCTCTTTGCTGGGAGACCCCTCGCGCGAGCTGTGGGCGCACCTGCTGTTCTACGGGCTGGTGGGGCCGGCGGTGACCTTCTTCAGCGTGGAGTGGATTGCCGAAGGCACCCGCGCCCGCGAGCGGGCCGAGCGTGAGCTGCGCGACCTGTACGGCCAGCTCAGCGCCTCGCACGGCCGCCTGCAGGCGGTGCAGGAGCTGATGCGCGACCTGACCGACGCCGCCGATCTGGGAGCGGTGCTGGAAGTCGCGGCGCGCGGGGCCGTGCGCGTGACCGGGGCGACCCACGCCACCCTGACCGTGCCGGGCGGGCTCAGCGGCAGCGCACGGGGGGAGACCCTGCTCTCGGCCCCCAGCGCCGCGCTGCATCCGCTCAAGGTGGCCATTCCCGGCGGCGGCGCGCTGCTGCTGCATTTCGAGACCCCGCCCACCGCCGACACCACGGCGCTGACCCAGGCGCTGGCCGCCGAGGTCGCCACCGGGGTGGAGGCCGCCCGCCAGCGCACCCTGGACCTGATGACGCTCTACAGCGTGGACCAGAGCATCCGCGCCGAGCGCAACATGCGCCGCCTGCTCGCGCGCGTGACCGGCACCATGGCGGGCCGGGTGGGTGCCGAGGCCCGCGCGGCCTACCTCAGCGATGAGGACGGCGTGCTGCGTCTGGAGTACGCCCAGGACCGCCGCGGCGAGACGGGCGGGGGAGTGGCCCCGGCCTTCGCCGTGCGGGTGGCCGGCGGCACGGGACCGCTGATCGCGGGCGGAGCGGAGGCCTGTGAGGTCTTTCCCGAGGCCCGCAGCGTGCTGGGGCTGCCCATGCGCGACGAGGAGGGACTGGTGGGCGTGCTGATGCTGGGCGACCCGCGCGAGGACGCCTTTGGGGATACCCGCGTGTCCCTGCTGGCCCTGATGGCCGGGCAGGCGACCCTGGCGGTCCGCAACGCCCGCGCCTACCTGTACTCCGAGGAACTCGCCATCAGCGACGAGCGCGCCCGGATCGCCCGCGAGATTCACGACGGCGTGGCGCAGTCGCTGGCCTTCGCCGCCCTGAAGCTGGATGTGGTGGCCCGCAAGCTCCACAGCGACCCCGCCCAGGCCGAAACCGATGTGCGCGCGGCCACCACGCTGCTGCGCGAGCAGATCCGCGAGGTCCGCCGCAGCATCTTTGCGTTGCGGCCCATTGATCTGGAGCGCTACGGCCTGCTGGAGACGGTGCGCCGCTACGTGCTGGATTTCGCCGAGCAGAACGGCCTGAAAAGCACCCTGGACGTGACCGGCGAGGTGCATCTCTCGCCCGGGGACGAGGCGGTGGTCTTCCGCATCCTGCAGGAGAGCCTGAACAACGTCGCCAAACACGCCCGCGCGGGCGAGGTGGGCGTGACCATGCACGGCGGCGCAAGTCAGGTGACCCTGCGCGTGCGCGACGACGGCGCGGGCTTTGATCTGGAGGCCGTCACCGGGCGCGTCAGCAGCGCGGGCGGCCTGGGCCTGGCCCAGATGCGCGAGCGCCTGCAGGCGCGCGGCGGCCAGTACCGCATCCTGAGCAGTCCCGGCCACGGCACGGTCATCGAGGCGGAACTGCCCCAGGCCTGAGGGTCAGCGCACCTCACGCCGCAGGGTGACCAGCGCCGGCCCGCGCACGAAGCCCAGGCGCTCGTTCACCGCGAGCATGGGCCGGTTGACGCTGTGGTTGCCGGTGCGCGAGTGGGTAAAGCCCCGCTGCAGCGCGGCGCGGGCGGCGGCCAGCTTGAGGGTGTAGGCGAGGCCCAGCCCACGCCACGGGGGCAACACCCCGGTCAGGCCGTTGTGCAGGGTGTCCGGGTGCGTGGCGCTGGGCCGGTACAGCTCGCTCAGGCCCACCCACGCTCCGTCCGGGGCCACGGCGAGGAACACCCCCTCAGGCTGCATCCGCTGGCCCGCGCGGCGCTGCCAGACCTCGAAGGGCCACACGCTGACCGGGGTGGCGCTGGGCACGTCGGCGAGCAGGGCGGCCACCAACCCGTAGAAGCGGCGCTGTTGGGCCTCATCAAAGGTGCCCAGGGCTGCCAGGGACACCACCTGCACCCCGGCCGCCGTGGTCCTCGCCTGCTGGGGGACGAAGCGGGCAAAGTCCAGGGTTCGCAGGTCCAGCGTGCTGGTCCACATGCGGTCGTGTTCGGCGTACCCGTGGGTGAGCAGAAAGGCATGTTCCCACCAGTCCTCGCGTACCCTGGAGATCAGCGTCCGCGCGCCGAGTTCCTGGGCATGGGCCTCGGCCAGCGCAAGCAGCTCCTGCGCCAGGGGACCGCTCCCCCCAGTAGGCCGGGTCCGCAGCGTGATCTCCAGCCAGCCGGAATGCCCGTCCAGCCGGGGTACGCCGGTTTCTGCGAGGCCGACGATGTCGTCGCCGCGCAGCGCCATCTGCAGGCGGTGGGGTTCCCCCGGCTCCCGCTCTGAGGCCCGCCGCTGCAGGTCGCCCACGCCGACCGGAGACTCGGGGTGGGCAGCGCTCAGGAACGCGGCCAGGCGGGGAAAATCGGCGGCGCTGGCCTCGCGCCACTGCAGCTCAGGGGCGGGGGACGGCGGGGCGTGGGGAGAGGGGAGGGGTGCCATGGCTGAGTACAGCATGGCTGGACGCCGTTCACATCCGTCAATCGGCGCATCCGGCGCTCTCTATACTGCGGGGATGAGCAATTCAAGCGTCCTGACGGGAAACCCGTTGTTAAACATCGGTTTCCGTATTCCCTTTGACCAGATCCGGCCCGAACATGCCGAGAGCGCGGTGGATACCCTGCTCGCCCAGGCGGAAGCGAAGCTGGAGCATCTGGCGGCGGCCGGGGAGCGCGGCTTCAGCGACTTCATGCACGACCTCGACACCCTGACCGAGCAACTGGGCACCGTGACGACCGTGGTTCATCACCTGGACGCCGTGGTGAACAGCCCCGAGTGGACGGCGGCCAAGCTGGCGATTCTGCCCAAGGTCAGCGAGTTCCACACCAAACTGGGACTACACCCGGGTCTGTGGGCCGCCCTGAAGGCCTACGCCGAGACGGAGGATGCCCGCGCTCTGGACCCGGTGCGGGCCCGGCATCTCAAGCTGACCATCGAGA
Above is a genomic segment from Deinococcus aerophilus containing:
- a CDS encoding RNA methyltransferase, with amino-acid sequence MTLAVVLVSPKTPGNIGSAARAMLNMGAHDLRLVAPRCDHLDSGAVAMAVHAADLLRGAKIYPTLREALADRDLSVGTSARVRADLPTPQHPAQLRSLVRAATAPALVFGPEESGLNNADLEQCQVTVRIPTGDYASLNLAQAVLLVCYEFLQGQEEPAERVRKTATRQEMEAMYGHLHDTMQLIGYTDAVRARHTLRLWRALLDRALMSSAESRLFRGLLRQVQWKVQDAAQRGTAEPRPPVGEGGAAETGDTPEDAR
- a CDS encoding glycogen synthase, yielding MRVVHVASEVFPFSRSGGLGDVLGVLPEVLAAQETETTVVSPWYGSLAGQPEELWRGSLPELTGGPAPIPELRLGQIVQGGVRYLFLGLPEFDRPGLYFEDDVYRFCMFGRAVLPALRHLDALPDVLHGHDWQAGLVVAHANLAGIKTVFSIHNLQYQGRWNMEEGSHWTGLPEWTLGPDALEFHGDLNLMKAGLTFADAVTTVSPTYAREITTPEYGEGLQGLLVRLTREGRLSGILNGLDQERWDPRTDPDVPAYGDPAGKAAATAVLRAEFGLDDAPILATVSRLADQKGIDLLIEALPTLIQDWNVVVLGGGDPLLSAALSGWAQHPRVAFAQGLNEPLAHRIYAGADAFAMPSRFEPCGLSQMISMRYGTLPVVRLTGGLVDTVPADIGFRFANATPEALAQACAEARAEFDRPEAWRARMERGMALDFSWQGPARQYLALYRKLGP
- a CDS encoding GNAT family N-acetyltransferase, which gives rise to MAPLPSPHAPPSPAPELQWREASAADFPRLAAFLSAAHPESPVGVGDLQRRASEREPGEPHRLQMALRGDDIVGLAETGVPRLDGHSGWLEITLRTRPTGGSGPLAQELLALAEAHAQELGARTLISRVREDWWEHAFLLTHGYAEHDRMWTSTLDLRTLDFARFVPQQARTTAAGVQVVSLAALGTFDEAQQRRFYGLVAALLADVPSATPVSVWPFEVWQRRAGQRMQPEGVFLAVAPDGAWVGLSELYRPSATHPDTLHNGLTGVLPPWRGLGLAYTLKLAAARAALQRGFTHSRTGNHSVNRPMLAVNERLGFVRGPALVTLRREVR
- a CDS encoding GAF domain-containing sensor histidine kinase translates to MTDAPAPRKPLSGPPAAPPRAPLSDRVRVVRNTLPPLIVLVVGAVELLISLLGDPSRELWAHLLFYGLVGPAVTFFSVEWIAEGTRARERAERELRDLYGQLSASHGRLQAVQELMRDLTDAADLGAVLEVAARGAVRVTGATHATLTVPGGLSGSARGETLLSAPSAALHPLKVAIPGGGALLLHFETPPTADTTALTQALAAEVATGVEAARQRTLDLMTLYSVDQSIRAERNMRRLLARVTGTMAGRVGAEARAAYLSDEDGVLRLEYAQDRRGETGGGVAPAFAVRVAGGTGPLIAGGAEACEVFPEARSVLGLPMRDEEGLVGVLMLGDPREDAFGDTRVSLLALMAGQATLAVRNARAYLYSEELAISDERARIAREIHDGVAQSLAFAALKLDVVARKLHSDPAQAETDVRAATTLLREQIREVRRSIFALRPIDLERYGLLETVRRYVLDFAEQNGLKSTLDVTGEVHLSPGDEAVVFRILQESLNNVAKHARAGEVGVTMHGGASQVTLRVRDDGAGFDLEAVTGRVSSAGGLGLAQMRERLQARGGQYRILSSPGHGTVIEAELPQA